The segment tgattcaatttataAACAATACTCAAAAATCCATGAACTGCCAAACATGGATAGATTGGGGCTTTCAGGAGTATGTCTAGGGTtctagtattttaaaaaataagtgaaagtatttttttggttaaacaAATACTCCtatttactaatatatataatataacaataaatcATAACAAACAAAGATGCCCACATTAATATTTGACTTAAAGAACTACAAATCATTTTACATGACGACCTTTTGAGCCTAGTAAAAGTAATGCTTTATTTGTCTACTTTTGAAattcttaacaaaaataatatgggGTCTATAAATTAGGAAACGAGAGAAAACAATGAGGGATAATGAGGAGTCCTTAATTCGGAAACCATGCCTTAGTTAGATTTATAGGCTTACCGAGTGATCtatcaatatttatttgttgTCCTTTTcggttgttttatttttaaatgttggCCCATGCTTGAGCAAGTATAAGGAAGTATAATTTGTTTTCGGTTTTTTAATAAAACACGAAAATTGCCTAAAAATAAGGGGTATCTTTatttactttcaatttttttagcaCAAATAACGTGGGCTTTCTGTTTGCTTTCAAAGTTTTGACCACAAATAATGTGTCTTTTTACATGCTTTCGGAGTTTTAACACATATACCATGGATTTTCTTTGCTTGCATCTAGAGTTTTGAACACTAATATTTTGGGTCTCTTTGCCTgctatcaattattttaatacaaGGAATCtgaggtttttgtttttttcctacGTTTTAACACAAAAAATGTGGCTTTTGCTTGCTTTGGGAGTTTTTAACACAAATTATACGAGTTATCTTTATTTGCTTTTAGAGTCTAACACTAGTTACATGGAATAGGGTCTCTATCTGGTGCTGGAGTTTTAACACCAATAATGTTAAATCTTTCACTGCTTCTAAAGTTTTTAACACAAATAACGTGGCCGTTTGTTTGTTTTTggatttttcaaacaaaaatattgtgtctttttttttgttttcagaCTTTTGAACACTGCAAACATCGGgtctctttattttgttttgaaatctttaaacacaaaaaaatgatGGGTCtgtctaatttttaaaaatgatgatCTTAATTTAGCttctgaaataattttttttttgaatcgtaaatttcaaatctaaaaaaagctacttaaatattttatcaaggtaaaataataataataataatcaagtgTGCACGGTTTTTGGAAGttccttttttttacttttagaaaTAGAATAATCTATCACACTTGTTTTCAcccatttttttttagttttttattttaaataaatagttttaaaaaaattggttgtGGTTGGTTGGTGTGGGAGAGATTTctttaataaagaattttttaaaaatgagaattttgaacaaggacaatttttttatataataaggaTCACCAAATTAAAGGAGAGCAGCTTAAGTATCTCATCAGGTGCAAATAAAATGTGCATAATTCGTGAAGATTTTGTACAAGTGTttgaactttttgaaaaattacttTATAGCAAAAGAGGCTAGAATCATACAATTTGAAATTGGACggtaaacaaatatatttattaaaataattggagtattaatttttttcatttacctAACGTATTTGAATTTCTTCCTAGACGGAATCGACGTCTATGTCATATTTTAAAGTCTTTCTAGATGGACTCGACGTCTATGTCAAATCCACTAAGATGCGCACGTGATATATATAGAGCATAGCTGACTAGGAATACACAAGAATTGAGTTAGACTATCAATGGTCCGCACAAATACAATCTCAAATGTTACATTAAGCTATAACTTATTACTGATTAGACAAATTAATTTAACTGACAATACTTTTTCccattattttactttttgaaaaaaatttaaaaatactaaCCCTCACCACATTCTTAATCATCcaattagatttttaaaatatataattagctACCTCTTCTTCACTTCTATCTTAAATTGCTATAAATTATGAACTtctaagtttttttattttattaaactgaattttcaatatttacatgGATAAACTTCCTACTAGTTGAAGATTAGCAAAAAAAGGTCTAATGTGAcgatatttaagaaattaaatgatgatatgattaaATGTCTACAATGTGATAAAACACATAAGCATAAATACACATAGGACTAGTGAggatgtcattttttttataattatgggCACTTGCTTAGGCATAATCATTAAGTTTTAGATGCAAATgtttattaatatttgaaatttgaattagttgacgtaaaatgaaaattttagattcgcattttaaaaaattagaaatttcaGAATTAGTTGCATTGAATATTAGCATTTAATGTATTACAATCTCTTCACATGTGTTGTACATGTATTACATAATAACGTAatgcatatttttatatataatatcaacattattaaactacataacccAAAAAAGcagtattaataaaaagaagCATATATCATAGATGAAACTATTGGAattgataaagtttttatttttttaaattgaaacaaatggagttgataaatttttttccatCAAATTGAAATTTCTACTAGGGTTGATaaagttttcaattaattattattgggtTGTCAGTGTTTATACCCTCCACATCTTCAGGAACCAATTCAGCTGGAAAATTTTCTCTTAGAATCTGTATTTTGAATTCGACGTTGTCAGGGTTGCACTCTGAGAGTTCAAACGCAATTCCATCCCCCTCTTTTAGATTGTTATCATCCCCAAAAATTTTCCATCCAGTACTAAATTTGTATTTAGTTTTGGCTCCACCAAAAAACAAGTTCCACTTCTTTCCACTATAAGTAAGGACTCCAGGGCCTCCAGCAAAAGGTAGctctttgttcattttattgGGTAAGTACtgtcaaacattaaaaaaaaattagcaaaataaaagtcaagaatCCAGAAAACCCGAATTGTCCAGATctaacctatatatatatatatatatatatatatatatatgaacctAAACATTAAGCATGAAACCAAGAACATCTAATATTGAATGCACCACTCCAAAACTACAATTCTTCCCCATGTTTTCTGTAACACTCTGGAAAATGCTAGGTTTAACTAAAGCCTAAACGTAAggataaatttaatacaaataatttcCCGTACGTTAGTAGACCATGTAATAATTTTAGGGGGTTTAGGAGTCAAGGACTAATAGAGTAGTGTCAAGCAAAATTAGC is part of the Solanum lycopersicum chromosome 1, SLM_r2.1 genome and harbors:
- the LOC109119615 gene encoding B3 domain-containing protein Os04g0386900-like, with amino-acid sequence MGKNCSFGVVHSILDVLGFMLNYLPNKMNKELPFAGGPGVLTYSGKKWNLFFGGAKTKYKFSTGWKIFGDDNNLKEGDGIAFELSECNPDNVEFKIQILRENFPAELVPEDVEGINTDNPIIIN